One Caldivirga sp. genomic region harbors:
- a CDS encoding NAD(P)-dependent oxidoreductase has protein sequence MRVCVIGLGRMGRGIAVNLSRKGHEVLGFDIDPNAASKLSGSNVIVTSDMLKCPEGADYVIIAVPTGKESISVINSIAGVVKGTILDTTTMSLSELKDALKVVEERGLRYLSVRLEKGPREAERGELILYVGGDEELFKESSSILSQIGTPVYVGNHEQATALKLISNVILTANAVILAEVSAVIRKLGMDPDTVVKALSMGGSDSAQLRARLPWMLKGNYGESFSLRLARDVIDKALEYAQSMGIQLPITTLIDELLRIAEAAGYGSKDFSEIAEMLKVNERKL, from the coding sequence ATGCGGGTCTGCGTCATAGGGTTAGGGAGAATGGGTAGGGGTATTGCAGTGAACTTATCGAGAAAAGGACATGAGGTCCTAGGTTTCGATATTGATCCTAACGCTGCAAGTAAGCTCAGCGGTAGTAACGTAATAGTGACTAGTGACATGCTTAAGTGCCCTGAGGGCGCTGATTACGTAATTATTGCAGTGCCGACAGGTAAGGAGTCAATAAGCGTAATTAATAGTATTGCTGGGGTTGTTAAGGGAACAATACTGGATACCACAACAATGAGCCTTAGTGAACTGAAGGATGCACTTAAGGTTGTAGAGGAAAGGGGATTAAGGTACTTATCAGTCAGGCTTGAGAAAGGGCCTAGAGAGGCTGAGAGAGGGGAACTTATCCTATATGTGGGTGGTGATGAGGAATTATTTAAGGAATCAAGCAGTATCCTAAGCCAAATAGGTACACCAGTGTACGTTGGTAACCATGAGCAAGCCACAGCACTTAAACTAATAAGCAACGTAATATTAACAGCAAATGCAGTAATACTGGCCGAAGTATCAGCAGTCATCCGTAAACTCGGAATGGATCCAGACACCGTAGTTAAGGCATTATCAATGGGCGGCTCTGATTCAGCTCAATTAAGGGCTAGACTACCATGGATGCTTAAGGGTAATTACGGCGAATCCTTCTCACTGAGACTTGCCAGGGATGTTATTGATAAGGCCCTTGAATACGCACAATCCATGGGCATTCAACTACCCATAACAACCCTCATAGATGAATTACTCAGGATTGCTGAAGCGGCTGGATACGGTTCAAAAGACTTCTCTGAAATAGCAGAAATGCTTAAGGTTAATGAAAGAAAACTTTAA